The Candoia aspera isolate rCanAsp1 chromosome 6, rCanAsp1.hap2, whole genome shotgun sequence genome has a segment encoding these proteins:
- the LRIT2 gene encoding leucine-rich repeat, immunoglobulin-like domain and transmembrane domain-containing protein 2 produces MSTFLRKIPDGIPQDIKKIRIENSLMTELFRGAFSNISALEYLWLNFNNITVMDLKSLEHLKDLRELRFQGNRLRSVPWTAFRDTPALEILDLKCNRLDVLPEHAFRYLSRLSYLDLSCNELTVISKEVFYNWPVYQKIQQLAKKTENISSTILALHDNPWLCDCRLRGFVQFINAIGPPIVLINSYLTCSRPKSRAGKYFHEVELNSCMRPVVTSSEPNITVFLGGNATLTCSIKANPSPVIWWIYVLKHLRGFNVSTTHMSEETFKSELVIRSAQLMDEGNYTCTAANFLGNTSVTTRLDILAPQPATSSYSSSIINENSYIDVQIAKQTVYGVTLEWYSMTETPEETWYTLHFGKYDDSKKDTVYIGPGINTYSINDLLPATKYEVCISLRKQVPPKSQCIVFVTGSDISELEQREKTIHIIVIACAMVLVVPAGMCLCTTEARCSCTKKCTSHCRKNSSKNIRGVHKKSKSVSLPVGSEEGLCHRDSSDDQTEMKESKRKDQANKQAPECQNSAVLY; encoded by the exons ATGTCTACATTTTTGAGAAAGATCCCAGACGGCATCCCTCAAGATATCAAAAAAATCAGAATTGAAAATTCTCTGATGACAGAATTGTTCCGTGGCGCCTTCTCTAATATTAGTGCCTTGGAATATCTCTGGCTTAATTTTAATAACATCACAGTTATGGATCTGAAAAGTCTTGAGCACCTGAAGGATTTGAGGGAGCTGAGATTTCAGGGAAACAGACTGCGTTCAGTACCATGGACAGCATTCAGAGATACGCCAGCTTTAGAAATACTGGATCTGAAATGTAACAGGCTTGATGTCCTTCCAGAACACGCTTTCCGCTACCTTTCTAGGCTGAGCTACTTAGACTTATCTTGCAATGAGCTTACTGTCATCTCCAAAGAAGTGTTCTATAACTGGCCCGTCTACCAAAAAATCCAGCAGCTggcaaagaaaacagaaaacatttccaGTACCATCTTGGCTTTGCATGATAACCCATGGCTATGTGACTGCCGTCTGCGAGGATTTGTCCAGTTCATCAATGCTATTGGGCCACCTATTGTTCTAATAAATTCCTACTTAACTTGTTCACGTCCTAAATCTAGGGCAGGCAAATATTTCCATGAAGTGGAGCTGAACAGCTGCATGAGACCTGTCGTGACATCTTCTGAACCAAATATTACTGTGTTTCTTGGAGGAAATGCAACATTGACTTGTTCGATAAAAGCTAATCCCTCTCCAGTGATTTGGTGGATCTATGTGTTAAAACACTTACGAGGGTTTAATG ttTCTACTACTCACATGAGTGAAGAGACTTTCAAATCAGAATTGGTGATTCGTTCAGCCCAACTTATGGATGAGGGGAATTATACTTGTACAGCTGCCAACTTCCTTGGCAATACCTCTGTTACCACAAGGCTGGACATTCTAGCTCCTCAACCAGCGACATCCTCCTATTCTTCCTCCATCATCAATGAGAATTCCTACATTGATGTGCAGATTGCCAAGCAGACAGTCTATGGGGTTACTCTGGAATGGTATAGCATGACTGAAACTCCAGAAGAAACCTGGTATACCctccattttggaaaatatgaCGACTCCAAGAAAGATACAGTTTACATTGGGCCTGGAATTAACACCTACTCCATCAACGATTTGCTCCCTGCTACCAAGTATGAAGTGTGCATAAGTCTGAGAAAGCAGGTGCCCCCAAAGAGCCAGTGCATTGTGTTTGTGACAGGAAGTGACATCAGTGAACTGGAACAGAGGGAGAAGACGATCCATATCATTGTCATTGCATGTGCCATGGTGTTGGTGGTCCCTGCTGGGATGTGCCTGTGCACCACCGAAGCTAGGTGCAGCTGCACAAAGAAATGTACTAGCCACTGTCGCAAGAATAGCAGCAAGAATATCAGAGGTGTTCATAAAAAAAGCAAATCTGTTAGTTTGCCAGTAGGCAGTGAAGAGGGACTGTGCCATCGAGACTCCAGCGATGACCAGACAGAGATGAAGGAAAGCAAGCGGAAGGACCAAGCCAACAAACAGGCACCTGAGTGTCAAAATAGTGCTGTTCTCTATTAG